The following proteins are co-located in the Petroclostridium xylanilyticum genome:
- the cmk gene encoding (d)CMP kinase codes for MSTIKIAIDGPAGAGKSTIAKIVAKQLGFIYIDTGAMYRAVALKAIKNNIDTKDTDKVCSILHDLDIDIKYDNNGQVVFLDGQDVTQEIRTPEVSIGASNVAAIPEVRIKLVELQRKLAASNNVIMDGRDIGTYVLPDADIKIFLTASVEDRAKRRYEEMIAKNSFCSLEEVKKDIEYRDKNDSSRAFAPLKIAEDAVVIDTTGNELEESLNIVLQLIKERLQ; via the coding sequence GGCCGGCAGGTGCAGGAAAAAGTACAATCGCAAAAATTGTTGCAAAACAATTGGGATTTATATATATTGATACAGGAGCGATGTATAGAGCTGTTGCATTAAAAGCCATAAAAAACAATATAGATACCAAAGATACTGACAAGGTGTGCAGTATACTCCATGATCTGGATATAGATATTAAATACGATAATAATGGACAAGTTGTCTTTCTGGATGGACAGGATGTAACACAAGAAATAAGAACACCTGAGGTTTCGATAGGTGCTTCTAATGTTGCTGCTATTCCTGAAGTAAGAATAAAACTTGTGGAACTTCAGAGAAAGCTTGCAGCTTCAAACAATGTTATTATGGACGGTAGGGATATAGGTACATATGTGCTCCCTGATGCAGACATAAAAATATTTTTAACTGCTTCAGTAGAAGATCGGGCAAAAAGAAGATATGAAGAAATGATAGCAAAAAATTCTTTTTGCAGTCTGGAAGAAGTTAAAAAGGATATTGAATATAGAGATAAAAATGACAGCAGTAGAGCCTTTGCTCCTTTAAAAATAGCAGAAGATGCAGTCGTGATAGATACAACAGGTAATGAATTAGAAGAATCACTAAATATAGTGTTGCAATTAATTAAAGAAAGGTTACAATAA
- a CDS encoding lysophospholipid acyltransferase family protein, which produces MFYNIVKYLIQIIAKIIFRIEIRGLQNVPTHGACIICFNHKSTLDPPVIGVFIPRQLVFMAKEELFKVPVLGFIIKALGAFPIKRGAGDVSAIKNALSILKEGKVLAMYPEGTRSKSGDLNQAKPGVALIATRAKVPVVPVGVTGEYKLFHKLLINIGNPIVLEEYYNQKLSMNKLQEISNDIMNQIKELMEVN; this is translated from the coding sequence ATGTTTTACAATATTGTGAAATATTTAATCCAAATAATAGCAAAAATAATATTTCGAATTGAGATAAGGGGACTGCAAAATGTCCCGACACACGGTGCATGTATTATATGCTTTAACCACAAAAGTACATTGGACCCTCCTGTAATAGGCGTTTTCATACCAAGGCAACTGGTCTTTATGGCAAAAGAAGAGTTATTTAAAGTACCGGTTTTAGGCTTTATCATTAAGGCTTTAGGAGCTTTTCCGATTAAAAGAGGTGCCGGAGATGTTTCAGCCATCAAAAATGCTTTAAGTATCCTTAAAGAAGGTAAAGTATTAGCTATGTACCCTGAAGGGACCAGAAGCAAGTCCGGAGATCTCAATCAGGCAAAGCCAGGCGTTGCTCTTATTGCGACCAGAGCGAAAGTACCTGTTGTACCTGTTGGAGTTACCGGTGAGTATAAATTATTTCATAAATTATTGATCAATATAGGGAACCCAATTGTGCTAGAAGAATATTATAATCAAAAATTATCAATGAATAAGTTACAGGAAATCAGTAATGATATAATGAATCAGATTAAAGAACTTATGGAGGTTAATTAA